CATGTTCTTTACGTAGTCGGCGTGGCCCGGGCAGTCAACATGGGCATAGTGACGCTTGTCGGTTTCATATTCAACATGGGCGGTGGCGATGGTGATACCACGCTCACGCTCTTCGGGGGCATTGTCGATCTGGTCGAAGGCTTTGAATTCTGCCTGGCCTTTGCCTGCCAGTACTTTGGTGATGGCGGCGGTCAGGGTGGTCTTGCCGTGGTCAACGTGCCCGATGGTGCCTATGTTTACATGCGGTTTGGTTCTTTCGAATTTTGCTTTTGCCATATTGCTACCCTCCCTCGTATAGGAATTGCTTATCCTTTTACCTTCGCAACTATCTCTTCGGCCACTGATTTCGGTACCTGCTCATAGTGATCGAATGTCATGCTGTATGTTGCACGACCCTGAGTAGCCGAACGGAGATCGGTTGAATAGCCGAACATCTGGGCCAAAGGCACCATAGAATTGACCACTTGGGCTCCGGCGCGAGATTCCATCCCCATGATACGGCCACGACGCGAATTAAGATCGCCGATGACATCCCCCATATAGTCTTCCGGGACAACAACCTCTACAGACATAATCGGCTCGAGCAGGACGGGAGATGCTTTTGAACACCCTTCCTTGAAGCCCATGGAACCGGCTATCTTGAAAGCCATTTCGGAAGAGTCAACCTCGTGATAAGAACCGTCAACCAGACTTACCTTGAAATCGACAACCGGGAAACCTGCCATAACGCCGGTATCCATTGCCTCCTGTATACCCTTGTCAACAGATGAAATATATTCACGAGGAACAACCCCGCCCTTAATTGCATCGACAAACTCATAGCCTTTGCCAGGCTCCTGGGGCTCAAGCTCCAGCCAAACATGACCGTATTGACCACGGCCACCGGACTGTCGAACGAATTTGCCTTCCACCTTGATCTTTTTGGTTATGGTCTCGCGGTATGCAACCTGAGGCTTGCCCACATTCGCTTCTACCTTGAATTCACGCATGAGTCGATCAACAATGATCTCAAGGTGAAGCTCACCCATACCGGAAATAATGGTCTGACCTGTCTCTTCATCGGTTTTGACCCTGAAGGAAGGATCTTCCGATGCAAGCTTCTGCAGGCTGAGGCCCAATTTTTCCTGGTCAGCTTTAGTTTTTGGCTCGATGGCGATTGAAATAACCGGCTCAGGAAATTCAATGGACTCAAGAATAACCGGATTGTCTTCCACACAAAGAGTGTCACCGGTAGTGGTATATTTAAGACCAACAGCAGCGGCAATATCCCCTGCGTAGACTTCTTTGATCTCTTCTCGTTTATTGGCATGCATCTTAAGGATCCGGCCGATACGCTCTCTCTTGCCCTTGGTCGCATTGTAGACATAGGAGCCAGAGTTAAGGACACCCGAATATACCCTGAAAAAGCAGAGCTGCCCGACAAATGGGTCTGTCATGATCTTAAAACCAAGAGCAGAGAAGGGCTCGGAGTCAGCAGCCTTGCGCTCGATGGGTTCTTCGGTGTTAGCATCGATACCCTTGATGGCAGGAATATCAGTTGGTGCAGGCATATAATCTATGACTGCGTCAAGAAGATTCTGCACCCCTTTGTTTTTAAAAGCAGATCCGCAGATAACAGGAATAATCTGGATGGCAATAGTTGACTTGCGGATCGCAGCCATAATTTCTTCATTGGAAAGCTCTTCCCCACCGATATATTTTTCCATCAATACATCGTCATGACTTGAAAGCTCCTCGATCATCTTTTCACGGTACTCCTGAGCAAGCTCAAGGTCCGCTGCAGGGATCTCGGTTTCCTGGAAGGTAGCACCAAGAGACTCTTCATCCCAGATAATAGCCTTCATGGTCACCAGATCGATAATACCCTTAAAGGTATCCTCCTTGCCGACCGGAAGCTGAATAGGGACAGGATTCGCCTTGAGGCGATCCTTAATCATGGAGACGCCGCGAAAGAAATCAGCACCAATACGATCCATTTTGTTGATAAAGGCAATACGCGGAACACCGTATTTATCAGCTTGACGCCATACGGTTTCCGACTGCGGCTCAACGCCACCAACAGAACAGAACACAGCAACAGCACCGTCAAGCACGCGCAATGAACGCTCAACCTCAATGGTGAAGTCCACGTGACCCGGCGTATCAATTATGTTTATTCGATGATCGCGCCAGTTACACGTTGTAGCAGCAGAAGTAATAGTGATACCACGCTCCTGCTCCTGCTCCATCCAGTCCATGGTGGCAGCCCCATCATGGACTTCGCCAATCTTATGAGAAACACCAGTATAGTAAAGGATACGTTCTGTCGTTGTCGTTTTACCGGCATCGATATGAGCCATAATCCCAATATTGCGTGTCATTTCCAACGATACCAAGCGTGCCACTTAAACCCCCAGAATACTATCTATATAAAACTACCAGCGGTAGTGAGCAAAAGCCCTGTTGGCTTCAGCCATCTTGTGCGTATCTTCGCGCTTCTTGACCGCTGCGCCACGGTTGTTATAGGCATCCAGAATTTCACCGGCAAGCTTATCCGTAACAGTCTTCTCCGACCTGTCATTGGCATACTTCACCAACCAACGCATGGCAAGAGAAACCCTACGCTCCGCCCTAACCTCAACAGGCACCTGATAGGTGGAACCGCCGACCCTCCTGGATTTAACCTCCAGCATAGGCTTAATATTATCAAGACTCTTCTTCAGAATCTTGACCGGCTCCTCATTCACCTTTTCACTGACTATCTCAAGAGCACCATAAAGAGCCCTTTCCGCCGTACTTTTCTTGCCATCGAACATGATAATATTGACCAGCTTGGCAACAACCCGATCCCCATACTTAGGATCCGGCAATATTATTCTTTTAGCCACTTCTCTTCTTCTTGGCATACCTAACCCCTCAAATTGATCGTTTACTTCGGTCTTTTGGCACCATACTTGGAGCGACTCTTCTTACGATCCTTCACACCAACCGAGTCAAGCGTTCCACGCACTATATGGTACCTGACACCCGGCAAGTCCTTTACCCTTCCGCCGCGAATAAGAACAACAGAGTGCTCCTGAAGATTGTGCCCAACCCCGGGAATATAGGAAGTGACCTCAATCCCGTTCGTCAAACGCACCCTCGCCACCTTACGGAGAGCCGAGTTCGGCTTTTTCGGCGTAGTAGTATAGACCCTGGTACAAACGCCACGTTTCTGCGGACAACACTTCAAGGCAGGAGCAGTGGACTTGTCTTTCTTACTCTCCCTGCCGATACGGATCAACTGATTAATGGTTGGCATAACTACCTCTCGCATGCTTCATGCACAGGGGTCTCCCTGCGGAAGCGATGAAAATAACAATTTAACTTTCGCTTGTCAAGCTTTTTATCAAGCAACTAGATTTTTTTCAAAAACCTAACCTAACCTGCGGCCACTTCTTCAACTTGCTCAGAAGGAGTAACTACCGGCTCCTCGGCAACCAGCTTCAAGTTTCTGTAACGGGCAAGGCCTGTTCCAGCGGGGATCAACCGCCCCATTATTACATTTTCCTTAAGCCCGCGAAGACCGTCGATCTTACCTTCTATTGAAGCCTGTGTCAACACCTTTGTTGTCTCCTGGAAGGATGCCGCCGAGATAAAAGACTCGGTAGACAGTGAGGCTTTGGTGATACCAAGCAGCAGAGGCTCTGCTATGGCGGGTTTACCGCCTTTATCGAGAACTCTTTCATTTTCGTCCTCGAAAATATAACGCTCAAGCTGGTCATCGATCAGGAGTGTGGTATCGCCCACATCCTTGATGCGGACCCTTCTCAACATCTGGCGGACGATTGTTTCGATATGCTTGTCGTTTATCTTGACCCCCTGGAGTCGGTATACCTCCTGGACCTCGTCAACGAGGTATTTGGCCAGTTCCTTCTGCCCAAGAACCCTGAGTATATCATGGGGATTGGAGGAACCATCCATGAGAGCTTCGCCTGCTCTGACATGGTCACCTTCGTGGACACTGATATGCTTGCCCTTCGGGATAAGATATTCTTTTGGCTCACCCATTTCCGGGGTAACAATAACTTTGCGCTTACCCTTGGCATCCTTACCGAAGGTGACGATACCGTCAATCTCAGTTATAACGGCGAAATCCTTAGGCTTTCTCGCTTCGAAAAGCTCGGCAACCCTTGGCAGACCACCGGTGATATCCTTTGTTTTAGTAGTCTCACGTGGAATCTTGGCAATGACGTCACCGGCGTTGACAACAGCATCTTCCTGAACTGTGATGTTTGCTCCCACCGGCAGATAATAACGGCCCATGGTAGTTTCGTTGATCTTTGCGGTCTTGCCGGCTTCATCCTTGATGGTAATGCGCGGACGCTTGTCTGCATCACGGGATTCAACTACAACCTTACGGGACAGGCCGGTAACCTCATCAACCTGCTCTTCCATGGAAACACCTTCAATTATATCTCCAAACTTAACCTTACCGGCAATCTCCGTCAAAATCGGCATGGTATAAGGGTCCCACTCAGCGATGGCTTCACCCTGCTTGATAACCTGACCGACATTGACCTTGATCTTGGCACCGTAAAGGATAGAGTATTTTTCGCGTTCACGGCCCGTCTCATCGACGATTGCCAGCTCACCGTTGCGATTCATGACGATGTGATGACCGTCAGTATTGGTGACATAGTTGATGTTGATGAACTTGACGCTACCTTCGGTGCGTGCTTCCAATGAAGTCTGCTCCGCTCGTCTCGAAGCAGTACCACCAATATGGAAGGTACGCATGGTGAGCTGGGTTCCAGGCTCGCCGATGGACTGGGCAGCAATGACGCCAACGGCCTCGCCCATGTTGACCAAATGCCCTCTGGCAAGGTCGCGGCCATAGCACTTGGCGCAAATACCGCGCCGGCTCTGACAGGTCAACACCGAACGTATTTTCACCTTTTCCAGACCTGCTGATTCTATTTTCTGAACCAGTGTTTCATCGATTTCTTCGTTGGAAGCGACCAGCACATCACCGGTAACCGGGTCAAGGATATCATCCAGCGCGACCCGCCCCAGAATCCTGTCTCCGATATGTTCTATGATCTCGCCACCCTCGGTGAGAGAAGAAACAACCAGACCATCCAGTGTGCCGCAATCAGGTTCAGTGATGATGGCATCCTGGGCAACGTCCACAAGGCGTCTTGTAAGATATCCGGAGTTGGCTGTTTTGAGCGCGGTGTCGGCAAGACCCTTACGGGCACCGTGGGTGGAGATGAAGTACTGGAGAACCGTAAGACCTTCGCGGAAATTGGCAGTAATCGGCGTTTCGATAATTTCGCCAGACGGCTTGGCCATGAGACCACGCATACCGGCAAGCTGGCGAATCTGTTGAGCCGAACCCCTCGCACCAGAGTCAGCCATCATGTGAATGGCGTTGAAGGAAGGAACCTTGACTTCTTTACCATCAGGAGCATGGACAATATCCCGGGAGAGGTTGTCCAGCATCTCTTTAGCGATTTCTTCGGTAGATTTCGCCCAGATATCGATAACCTTGTTGTAACGTTCGCCGTCTGTAATAAGACCTTCAGTATATTGATTCTGTATCTCTTTGACATCTTCCGATGCCCTGTTGATAATGGCCGTTTTCCCTTCGGGAATAACCATATCGTTGATGCTGATGGAGATACCGGCAATGGTCGAATAGCGGAAACCGATGGACTTCAGCTTGTCGGCAAGAATGACAGTTTCCTTATTACCGGCAAGGCGGTAGCAAACGTCCACCAGGTTGGAAAGCTCCTTCTTGGTCATTACTTTGTTGATGGTGGCGAAGGGGACCTCATCCGGCAGAATCTCCCTGAGAACGACGCGGCCGGGCGTGGTATCCACAAGTTGCGGCTTTTCGTCAGTAGCGAGGTTCTTCAGACGAACCTTTACTCTAGCCTGAAGATCCACCTCGTCAGCGTCGAGTGCAATCCTTACCTCATCCTGGGAAGCGAAGATCTTGCCGTCCCCTTTGGCGAAGAACTTTTCCCTGGTCATATAGTAGATGCCGAGGACCATGTCCTGTGAAGGTACAATGATCGGCTTACCATGGGCAGGTGAAAGAATATTGTTGGTGCTCATCATGAGAACGCGGGTCTCAACCTGGCTTTCAACGGACAGGGGGAGATGAACCGCCATCTGATCACCGTCGAAGTCGGCGTTGAAGGCTGTACATACCAACGGATGCAGCTGGATCGCTTTACCCTCGATGAGTACCGGCTCGAATGCCTGGATACCGAGACGGTGAAGGGTCGGAGCGCGGTTCAACATGACCGGATGTTCCTTGATCACCTCTTCCAGTACGTCCCAGACTTCAGGGCGCTCTTTCTCCACCATTTTTTTGGCACTCTTGATAGTAGTGACGAAACCTTTTTCTTCCAGCTTGTTGTAGATGAAAGGCTTGAAGAGCTCAAGGGCCATCTTCTTGGGCAGACCGCACTGATGCAGCCTCAGTTCAGGACCGACAACAATAACTGAACGGCCGGAGTAGTCGACACGCTTACCGAGCAGGTTCTGGCGGAAACGGCCCGACTTTCCTTTCAGCATGTCGGAAAGTGATTTGAGAGGACGTTTGTTGGGCCCTGCGATGGCGCGGCCCCGTCGACCGTTGTCGAAAAGGGCATCCACGGCCTCCTGCAGCATCCGCTTCTCGTTGCGGATGATGACTTCCGGCGCCTGCAGTTCCATAAGCCGTTTCAGACGATTGTTACGGTTAATTACCCGGCGATAGAGATCGTTGAGATCGGAAGTGGCAAAGCGACCGCCATCCAGGGGAACCAGGGGGCGAAGTTCGGGAGGAAGAACCGGGATACATTCAAGGATCATCCACTCGGGCTTGTTGCCGGAAGATTTAAATGCTT
This region of Geotalea daltonii FRC-32 genomic DNA includes:
- the rpsL gene encoding 30S ribosomal protein S12 is translated as MPTINQLIRIGRESKKDKSTAPALKCCPQKRGVCTRVYTTTPKKPNSALRKVARVRLTNGIEVTSYIPGVGHNLQEHSVVLIRGGRVKDLPGVRYHIVRGTLDSVGVKDRKKSRSKYGAKRPK
- the rpsG gene encoding 30S ribosomal protein S7, with the translated sequence MPRRREVAKRIILPDPKYGDRVVAKLVNIIMFDGKKSTAERALYGALEIVSEKVNEEPVKILKKSLDNIKPMLEVKSRRVGGSTYQVPVEVRAERRVSLAMRWLVKYANDRSEKTVTDKLAGEILDAYNNRGAAVKKREDTHKMAEANRAFAHYRW
- the rpoC gene encoding DNA-directed RNA polymerase subunit beta', yielding MEDIFNFFDKPKDPLHFSAIRISVSSPEKIRERSFGEVKKPETINYRTFKPERDGLFCAKIFGPTKDYECNCGKYKRMKHRGIVCEKCGVEVIPSKVRRERLGHIDLATPVAHIWFLKSLPSRIGNLMDITLKDLEKVLYFEAYVVTDPKNTGMPFAQVFSEDQYLKAMEEYNGQFEAGMGAAAIRECLMSMDLDVLAEQLRVEMLEATSEAKRKKTAKRLKVVEAFKSSGNKPEWMILECIPVLPPELRPLVPLDGGRFATSDLNDLYRRVINRNNRLKRLMELQAPEVIIRNEKRMLQEAVDALFDNGRRGRAIAGPNKRPLKSLSDMLKGKSGRFRQNLLGKRVDYSGRSVIVVGPELRLHQCGLPKKMALELFKPFIYNKLEEKGFVTTIKSAKKMVEKERPEVWDVLEEVIKEHPVMLNRAPTLHRLGIQAFEPVLIEGKAIQLHPLVCTAFNADFDGDQMAVHLPLSVESQVETRVLMMSTNNILSPAHGKPIIVPSQDMVLGIYYMTREKFFAKGDGKIFASQDEVRIALDADEVDLQARVKVRLKNLATDEKPQLVDTTPGRVVLREILPDEVPFATINKVMTKKELSNLVDVCYRLAGNKETVILADKLKSIGFRYSTIAGISISINDMVIPEGKTAIINRASEDVKEIQNQYTEGLITDGERYNKVIDIWAKSTEEIAKEMLDNLSRDIVHAPDGKEVKVPSFNAIHMMADSGARGSAQQIRQLAGMRGLMAKPSGEIIETPITANFREGLTVLQYFISTHGARKGLADTALKTANSGYLTRRLVDVAQDAIITEPDCGTLDGLVVSSLTEGGEIIEHIGDRILGRVALDDILDPVTGDVLVASNEEIDETLVQKIESAGLEKVKIRSVLTCQSRRGICAKCYGRDLARGHLVNMGEAVGVIAAQSIGEPGTQLTMRTFHIGGTASRRAEQTSLEARTEGSVKFININYVTNTDGHHIVMNRNGELAIVDETGREREKYSILYGAKIKVNVGQVIKQGEAIAEWDPYTMPILTEIAGKVKFGDIIEGVSMEEQVDEVTGLSRKVVVESRDADKRPRITIKDEAGKTAKINETTMGRYYLPVGANITVQEDAVVNAGDVIAKIPRETTKTKDITGGLPRVAELFEARKPKDFAVITEIDGIVTFGKDAKGKRKVIVTPEMGEPKEYLIPKGKHISVHEGDHVRAGEALMDGSSNPHDILRVLGQKELAKYLVDEVQEVYRLQGVKINDKHIETIVRQMLRRVRIKDVGDTTLLIDDQLERYIFEDENERVLDKGGKPAIAEPLLLGITKASLSTESFISAASFQETTKVLTQASIEGKIDGLRGLKENVIMGRLIPAGTGLARYRNLKLVAEEPVVTPSEQVEEVAAG
- the fusA gene encoding elongation factor G; translated protein: MARLVSLEMTRNIGIMAHIDAGKTTTTERILYYTGVSHKIGEVHDGAATMDWMEQEQERGITITSAATTCNWRDHRINIIDTPGHVDFTIEVERSLRVLDGAVAVFCSVGGVEPQSETVWRQADKYGVPRIAFINKMDRIGADFFRGVSMIKDRLKANPVPIQLPVGKEDTFKGIIDLVTMKAIIWDEESLGATFQETEIPAADLELAQEYREKMIEELSSHDDVLMEKYIGGEELSNEEIMAAIRKSTIAIQIIPVICGSAFKNKGVQNLLDAVIDYMPAPTDIPAIKGIDANTEEPIERKAADSEPFSALGFKIMTDPFVGQLCFFRVYSGVLNSGSYVYNATKGKRERIGRILKMHANKREEIKEVYAGDIAAAVGLKYTTTGDTLCVEDNPVILESIEFPEPVISIAIEPKTKADQEKLGLSLQKLASEDPSFRVKTDEETGQTIISGMGELHLEIIVDRLMREFKVEANVGKPQVAYRETITKKIKVEGKFVRQSGGRGQYGHVWLELEPQEPGKGYEFVDAIKGGVVPREYISSVDKGIQEAMDTGVMAGFPVVDFKVSLVDGSYHEVDSSEMAFKIAGSMGFKEGCSKASPVLLEPIMSVEVVVPEDYMGDVIGDLNSRRGRIMGMESRAGAQVVNSMVPLAQMFGYSTDLRSATQGRATYSMTFDHYEQVPKSVAEEIVAKVKG